In Saprospiraceae bacterium, a genomic segment contains:
- the ccsA gene encoding cytochrome c biogenesis protein CcsA translates to MHPNQIWWKILGAVLFLIVLNRGLLTPLKHGIVDVKPDRFQAGQEIELDIYAYNSQYNAASELSVFLKPLQKDHHLGKRLMLAASKVEVLSPVQLRAHFKLPEFLPDIVKVSLFSVIVDSPLDGAAVIPAKVIIVQDSIHFENGMLAWSPGNLNEFHQKNKLHFPYRNILVETIRNTFFHVSLWFAMFLLLGMSVYFSFRYLKNPDPEYDLKAFALVRTGIFFGLLGCATGSLWARYTWETWWTTDIKLNMAALSILIYLAYLVLRASVEDIDRKRRIAAAYNIFALVAVIPLIFVLPRLTDSLHPGNGGNPAFGSDDMDNALRLIFYPSVFALMLMGLWLASLLYRLDKIKSHLDESENNF, encoded by the coding sequence ATGCATCCAAATCAGATCTGGTGGAAAATTCTAGGGGCGGTGTTATTTTTAATAGTACTCAACAGAGGCTTGTTGACACCTCTAAAACATGGTATCGTTGACGTCAAACCAGATAGATTCCAGGCAGGGCAGGAAATAGAGCTCGATATCTATGCTTACAATAGTCAATACAATGCTGCCAGTGAGCTTTCCGTTTTCCTGAAACCTCTGCAAAAGGATCACCATCTTGGTAAGCGTTTAATGCTCGCAGCCAGTAAAGTGGAAGTGCTAAGCCCAGTCCAATTAAGAGCGCATTTCAAATTGCCTGAGTTTTTGCCGGATATTGTTAAAGTTTCTTTGTTTAGTGTCATCGTTGATAGCCCGCTGGATGGCGCTGCGGTAATACCTGCCAAAGTAATCATTGTCCAGGATAGCATTCATTTTGAAAATGGAATGCTCGCCTGGTCTCCTGGCAATTTGAATGAATTTCACCAAAAAAATAAATTGCATTTTCCCTATCGGAACATTCTCGTTGAAACCATCAGAAATACCTTTTTTCATGTTTCCCTGTGGTTTGCTATGTTTTTATTACTCGGTATGTCCGTGTATTTTAGTTTCCGGTATTTAAAAAATCCAGACCCTGAGTATGATTTAAAAGCATTTGCCTTGGTACGTACCGGTATATTTTTTGGACTCTTGGGCTGCGCTACGGGTTCCTTATGGGCACGTTATACCTGGGAAACCTGGTGGACAACTGACATCAAACTCAACATGGCCGCTTTGAGCATTTTAATATATTTAGCTTACCTGGTATTGAGGGCTTCTGTAGAAGATATTGACCGAAAACGAAGGATTGCAGCTGCTTATAATATTTTCGCATTGGTCGCAGTCATCCCATTAATATTTGTATTGCCAAGGCTTACAGATAGCCTGCATCCAGGCAACGGCGGTAATCCCGCTTTTGGATCTGACGATATGGATAATGCCTTACGCCTGATCTTTTATCCTTCCGTATTTGCATTGATGTTGATGGGACTGTGGCTGGCAAGTTTGCTTTATAGACTCGATAAAATTAAATCGCATTTAGACGAATCTGAGAATAATTTCTAA
- a CDS encoding Glu/Leu/Phe/Val dehydrogenase yields the protein MGNNKAQSFLGSVNQNFDKAASYTTIPKGILEQIKVCNAVYEMKFPVRVGDQIEVINAFRAQHSHHRLPTKGGIRYNEHVDKEEVEALAALMTYKCAIVDVPFGGAKGGVKINPKLYTEEQLEKITRRYTTELIRKNFIGPGIDVPAPDYGTGPREMAWIYDTFLTFRGGDIDAAGCVTGKPISQNGIRGRTEATGRGVFYGLREMCDTKDAMQKIGLSTGLAGKKVVIQGLGNVGSYTGSIMQEEGDIKIIAVSEYEGAIYNENGINFTELLKYRTENNGSIIGFPGSKTLNTREEALELECDMLIPAALENQITIENASRIKAKIIGEAANGPVTAEAEEVLFKKGVFIVPDMYLNAGGVTVSYFEWLKNLSHMRFGRMEKRFDSNTYSNFVGLIEKLTSKTIGEKERQFLTRGADEIDLVRSGLEETMVTAFQQIWETYKGNPKIDGLRSAAFVAALDKISNDYASLGIFP from the coding sequence ATGGGCAACAATAAGGCGCAATCATTTTTGGGCAGTGTCAACCAAAACTTTGACAAAGCTGCTTCATATACTACTATCCCAAAGGGTATTCTTGAACAAATTAAAGTGTGCAATGCAGTTTATGAAATGAAATTTCCAGTACGCGTTGGAGATCAAATTGAAGTCATCAATGCATTTCGCGCCCAGCACAGTCACCATCGGTTGCCGACTAAAGGAGGGATCCGTTACAATGAGCATGTTGACAAAGAAGAAGTAGAAGCACTTGCGGCCTTGATGACCTATAAATGTGCCATCGTCGATGTGCCATTTGGCGGTGCAAAAGGGGGCGTAAAAATTAATCCAAAGTTATATACTGAGGAACAATTGGAAAAAATTACAAGAAGATACACCACTGAACTCATTCGCAAAAATTTCATTGGTCCTGGTATCGATGTTCCTGCACCGGATTATGGGACAGGTCCCAGAGAAATGGCCTGGATTTACGACACCTTTCTGACTTTTAGAGGTGGTGATATTGATGCAGCTGGTTGCGTTACCGGCAAACCCATTAGTCAAAATGGTATCAGGGGAAGAACAGAAGCTACAGGTAGAGGTGTATTTTATGGACTTCGCGAAATGTGCGACACCAAAGATGCAATGCAGAAAATAGGCTTGTCCACAGGCTTGGCAGGAAAAAAAGTAGTTATCCAAGGTTTGGGTAATGTGGGTTCTTATACGGGTAGCATCATGCAGGAAGAAGGTGATATCAAGATTATCGCTGTGAGTGAATATGAAGGCGCTATTTATAATGAAAATGGTATCAATTTCACAGAGCTCTTAAAATACCGCACTGAAAACAATGGAAGTATTATCGGTTTTCCAGGTTCAAAAACTTTAAATACCCGGGAGGAAGCCTTGGAACTCGAATGTGATATGCTCATTCCCGCTGCTTTGGAAAATCAAATCACCATCGAGAATGCTTCAAGAATTAAAGCAAAGATCATTGGGGAAGCTGCAAACGGTCCGGTTACAGCCGAAGCTGAAGAAGTACTCTTCAAAAAGGGCGTATTCATCGTGCCGGATATGTATCTGAACGCCGGTGGAGTTACGGTTTCTTATTTCGAATGGCTTAAAAACTTGTCTCATATGCGTTTTGGCCGCATGGAAAAACGTTTCGACTCCAATACGTACTCAAATTTTGTTGGATTGATTGAGAAATTGACTTCCAAAACCATTGGAGAAAAAGAAAGGCAATTCCTGACCAGAGGTGCTGATGAAATTGATCTGGTTCGTTCAGGTTTGGAAGAAACGATGGTCACCGCATTCCAGCAAATTTGGGAAACTTATAAAGGGAATCCTAAAATCGACGGATTGAGAAGTGCCGCATTCGTAGCTGCCCTGGATAAAATCTCCAACGATTACGCCAGTTTGGGAATTTTTCCATAG
- a CDS encoding TonB-dependent receptor, which translates to MRQSLKILFFAFLFYTKAFSQESYTISGYVKEAGTGETMIGVNIFLADKPQIGTVSNLYGFYSISLPKGDHKLVFSYLGYHPNLLSIQLNDNIHKDIILSEGLQINEVVVTAEDPRKNVENAEMGTIDLDMETVKKLPALFGEVDLLKSLQLLPGISSASEGTSGIYVRGGGPDQNLVLLDEAIVYNTGHLFGFFSVFNSDAIKNVTLIKGTIPAQYGGRLSSVIDVQMKEGNNEDFVAEGGIGLIASRLTVQGPLASNKSSFILSGRRTYALDLAQPFINKTKFEGTNYFFYDLNAKVNYKFGDRDRVYLSGYFGRDVFKFKNVERDFSIELPYGNATGTVRWNHLWSDKFFSNVSLITNNYDFRLSGGQEAFQFNIKSGVRNITVKTDADYYPNPYNQWKFGSRYTYHKLSPNVVTATNGEVDFSTEFTPKFGHELELYALDEWRIHSQLKLNLGIRLSAFMHVGPYTSLLQQKEFQSGEIIKTYFNPEPRLIANWLIGQNSSLKTGVTWSNQYIHLVSNSGSTLPADVWVPSTEKVKPQKGLQIASGYFRNFMDNAFETSVEVYYRRMDNQLDYRESYVENFSADVETEFVEGDGRAYGVELFIKKNKGAFTGWIGYTLSKTERWFDEIENGRVYPAVYDRPHDLSLVLNYSLSKNWDVSASFIYASGKTFTPIKSLFIIEGRPNVEYGPRNSQRLDDYHRMDLSFVYEKKSKSKKSFHSSWAFSIYNVYNNRNSFFTYNDFSSDVLTGNASVKAYEVTIFTIIPSVTWNFYWNLSRKYEND; encoded by the coding sequence ATGAGGCAATCCCTAAAAATTCTATTTTTTGCATTTTTATTTTATACAAAAGCATTTTCACAAGAATCGTATACCATTAGCGGGTATGTCAAAGAAGCTGGTACAGGTGAAACCATGATTGGTGTGAATATATTTCTTGCAGATAAACCTCAAATAGGGACTGTTAGTAATCTCTATGGATTTTATTCAATTAGCTTGCCAAAAGGAGATCATAAACTTGTTTTTTCTTATTTGGGCTATCATCCAAACTTATTGTCAATTCAATTAAATGATAATATCCATAAAGACATCATTCTTTCAGAAGGCTTGCAAATAAATGAAGTTGTAGTAACTGCAGAAGATCCGCGAAAAAATGTGGAAAATGCAGAAATGGGAACCATCGATCTGGATATGGAAACCGTGAAAAAATTGCCTGCACTTTTTGGGGAGGTAGATTTATTAAAGTCTTTGCAACTTTTACCAGGTATTTCATCGGCATCAGAAGGCACATCCGGGATCTATGTGAGAGGCGGTGGTCCAGATCAGAATCTCGTTTTATTGGATGAAGCAATTGTTTACAACACGGGGCATCTGTTTGGTTTTTTTAGCGTTTTTAACTCAGATGCCATTAAAAATGTAACCCTTATCAAAGGCACTATTCCTGCACAATATGGCGGACGATTGTCTTCGGTCATTGATGTTCAAATGAAGGAAGGAAATAATGAAGATTTTGTTGCTGAAGGCGGAATAGGTCTTATCGCAAGTAGACTGACGGTGCAAGGCCCATTAGCAAGCAACAAAAGTTCTTTTATTCTATCAGGAAGAAGGACCTATGCCCTGGACCTGGCCCAACCTTTTATCAACAAAACCAAATTTGAAGGCACGAATTACTTTTTTTATGACCTCAACGCCAAAGTCAATTATAAATTTGGTGATCGGGATCGCGTTTACTTGAGTGGTTATTTTGGTCGCGATGTGTTTAAGTTTAAAAATGTGGAGCGTGATTTTAGTATCGAGCTTCCTTATGGGAATGCAACCGGCACAGTTCGATGGAATCATTTATGGTCTGATAAATTCTTTTCAAATGTTTCTTTGATAACCAATAATTATGATTTTAGATTAAGCGGCGGACAGGAAGCTTTTCAATTTAATATTAAGTCTGGTGTTCGAAACATCACTGTAAAAACAGACGCTGATTATTATCCAAATCCTTACAATCAATGGAAATTTGGTTCGAGATATACTTACCATAAATTGAGTCCGAATGTGGTCACTGCTACAAATGGTGAAGTTGATTTTTCAACTGAATTCACACCAAAGTTTGGACATGAACTTGAATTGTATGCGCTCGACGAATGGCGTATTCACAGCCAGTTGAAACTGAATTTAGGGATTAGATTATCAGCGTTTATGCATGTAGGTCCGTATACTTCTTTGCTTCAACAAAAAGAGTTTCAGAGTGGCGAGATCATTAAAACATATTTTAACCCCGAGCCCCGTCTGATTGCCAATTGGCTTATCGGGCAAAATTCATCTTTGAAAACTGGAGTCACCTGGAGCAACCAATACATTCATCTGGTGAGCAATTCCGGTAGTACTTTGCCGGCAGATGTTTGGGTGCCAAGTACCGAAAAAGTAAAACCACAAAAAGGATTACAAATTGCTTCCGGATATTTCAGAAATTTTATGGACAATGCTTTTGAAACCTCTGTAGAAGTTTACTATAGGAGAATGGATAATCAACTGGACTATCGGGAAAGTTATGTCGAAAATTTTAGCGCAGATGTGGAAACTGAATTTGTAGAAGGGGATGGAAGGGCCTACGGAGTAGAGCTATTTATCAAAAAGAACAAAGGCGCATTTACAGGTTGGATAGGCTATACGCTTTCAAAAACGGAAAGGTGGTTTGACGAAATTGAAAATGGCAGAGTTTATCCTGCTGTTTATGATCGACCTCATGATTTGTCATTGGTATTGAATTATAGTTTGTCGAAGAACTGGGATGTTTCAGCAAGTTTTATTTATGCAAGTGGCAAAACTTTCACACCTATAAAGAGTTTATTTATCATCGAAGGCCGACCTAATGTCGAGTATGGACCACGAAACAGCCAACGGCTCGATGACTATCATCGGATGGATCTTTCTTTTGTTTATGAGAAAAAATCTAAATCAAAAAAATCCTTTCATTCAAGTTGGGCGTTCAGTATTTATAATGTCTATAATAACCGAAATTCCTTTTTTACTTATAATGATTTTTCTTCTGATGTACTTACAGGAAATGCATCAGTTAAGGCATACGAAGTAACTATCTTCACCATTATACCTTCTGTAACATGGAATTTTTATTGGAACCTTTCAAGAAAATATGAGAATGATTAA
- a CDS encoding N-acetylmuramoyl-L-alanine amidase, with translation MRSIIISLVFLLLSGNQNISATPSPLSKASYVTIKAREGDGVYSMLRKYKLLEDPANLKLFYAINKMKPNSELVKGRIYKLPLFAHPHDGRSLKSSLGWNDGTLLKGLENYNNYLVKEKLKPGSKTPKTQKIYVPEINKILRSWADQKIEKTTNSDDKSDKFVAAQYLKNDKPIVSQKETQKLDRKQQYLIAGMGKSSAVSNLVAERKLSPGEVELLNPETNLTSSLAIGSAVKVSSKSLNVPLFGKRYEKVDVKTADLNNQVFYIVPGHGGPDPGAIAKNVDGQYTICEDEYAYDVSLRLAKNLMENGAIVYIIVEDENDGIRDEMYLDCDQDETNIGGYKIPINQKKRLKQGISKVNKLYKKYKKKGFAKQWMLSLHIDAQSEANRQDVFFYYQSESTASKKKAIDIQNVFEEKYQVYRKTREYNGTVSARPLYVVRNSDPEPVFIELANIHNPEDRKRILFPKNRQLLADWITEGFMK, from the coding sequence ATGCGCAGCATTATCATCAGTCTGGTATTTTTACTTTTATCAGGAAATCAAAATATTTCCGCTACGCCCAGTCCATTATCGAAAGCGAGTTATGTGACCATCAAAGCCCGAGAAGGAGATGGTGTATATTCTATGCTTCGAAAATATAAGCTTTTGGAAGATCCGGCCAATCTCAAATTATTTTATGCCATCAACAAGATGAAACCTAATTCTGAGCTAGTGAAAGGCAGGATCTATAAACTTCCATTATTTGCTCATCCGCATGATGGGAGAAGTTTAAAAAGCAGTTTAGGCTGGAATGATGGTACCCTCCTAAAAGGGCTTGAAAATTATAACAATTACCTTGTAAAGGAAAAACTCAAGCCTGGAAGCAAAACACCAAAGACACAAAAAATTTATGTGCCTGAGATAAATAAAATTTTGCGATCCTGGGCTGATCAAAAAATTGAAAAAACGACTAACTCCGATGATAAATCAGATAAATTTGTTGCCGCACAATATTTAAAAAATGATAAACCTATTGTATCTCAAAAAGAAACTCAAAAACTCGACCGCAAGCAACAATATTTAATCGCCGGGATGGGAAAATCCTCTGCTGTTTCAAATCTGGTTGCTGAAAGAAAGTTAAGTCCAGGTGAAGTAGAATTATTGAACCCGGAAACGAATCTAACCTCATCACTAGCAATTGGGAGTGCTGTGAAAGTGTCCTCAAAATCGCTGAATGTACCCTTGTTTGGAAAACGATACGAAAAAGTAGATGTAAAAACTGCAGATCTGAATAATCAGGTCTTTTACATCGTACCCGGTCATGGCGGACCAGATCCGGGTGCTATTGCTAAGAATGTAGATGGTCAATACACTATTTGTGAAGATGAATATGCTTATGATGTGAGTTTGCGTTTGGCTAAAAACCTAATGGAGAATGGCGCCATTGTTTACATCATCGTTGAAGATGAAAATGATGGTATTCGCGATGAAATGTATCTGGATTGCGATCAAGATGAGACGAATATTGGCGGATATAAAATTCCGATTAACCAGAAGAAAAGATTAAAACAGGGAATATCTAAAGTGAATAAACTGTATAAAAAATATAAAAAGAAAGGTTTTGCAAAACAATGGATGTTATCATTACACATAGATGCTCAAAGTGAAGCAAATAGGCAAGACGTTTTCTTTTATTATCAATCAGAAAGTACTGCCAGCAAGAAAAAAGCAATAGATATTCAAAATGTATTTGAAGAAAAGTATCAGGTCTATCGAAAGACCCGGGAATACAATGGAACGGTGAGTGCACGGCCTTTGTATGTAGTCCGAAATTCCGATCCAGAGCCGGTATTTATAGAGCTGGCCAATATCCACAATCCTGAAGATCGAAAGAGGATACTTTTCCCAAAAAACAGACAACTGTTAGCTGATTGGATCACGGAAGGATTTATGAAATAA
- the fdhD gene encoding formate dehydrogenase accessory sulfurtransferase FdhD, with the protein MKTEAGIRHVKTIQTHGQFLIHDDVVSVEEPLEIVLRYFQNEQIQHKTLSISMRTPGHEKELIYGYLFNEGVLNKPAEEISQLEYRFDCNAEQSEQQTIVVHLKKGVIPNIESSNRHSFSNSSCGVCGKTSIDLMLDQCIYLLKKGYPKMSIQNIYKLPEKLFNVQASFRKTGGIHCCALFDTNANLLHWAEDVGRHNAMDKLCGKQMLDNGIPLQDHIILLSGRASFELVYKASMIGCPLLVSIGAPSSLAIDTAESFGMTLLGFVKSNSANIYTHPERILEFKSL; encoded by the coding sequence ATGAAAACAGAAGCAGGTATCCGGCATGTAAAAACTATTCAAACCCATGGACAATTTTTAATACATGATGATGTGGTCAGTGTTGAAGAACCGCTGGAGATCGTACTTCGTTATTTCCAAAATGAGCAAATCCAACATAAAACCTTAAGCATAAGCATGCGGACGCCGGGTCATGAAAAAGAATTGATTTATGGATATTTATTCAATGAAGGCGTTCTTAACAAGCCCGCAGAAGAGATCAGCCAACTTGAATATCGCTTTGATTGCAATGCCGAACAAAGTGAACAACAAACCATAGTAGTTCATTTAAAAAAAGGTGTGATTCCCAATATTGAGTCCTCAAACAGGCACTCATTTAGCAATTCCAGCTGCGGCGTTTGTGGTAAGACTTCTATAGATCTCATGTTGGATCAATGTATATATCTTCTTAAGAAGGGTTATCCAAAAATGAGTATTCAAAACATTTATAAACTTCCAGAAAAACTATTCAATGTACAAGCCTCATTTCGCAAAACTGGTGGCATTCATTGTTGCGCATTATTTGATACAAATGCAAACCTGTTACATTGGGCTGAAGATGTAGGTAGACACAATGCCATGGACAAACTCTGCGGCAAACAAATGCTTGATAATGGAATTCCACTTCAGGATCACATCATACTTTTAAGCGGCAGAGCCAGCTTTGAATTGGTATATAAGGCTAGCATGATTGGTTGTCCATTACTCGTATCCATCGGAGCGCCTTCAAGTCTGGCAATTGATACAGCTGAATCTTTTGGAATGACTTTGTTAGGCTTTGTAAAAAGCAATAGCGCTAATATTTACACACATCCAGAACGCATCCTTGAATTCAAGAGTCTTTAA
- a CDS encoding DUF4249 family protein, with amino-acid sequence MDSFWFEKPPGRNNNDTFAQLFCIIADNPLSTDFYRYFTAGQGERLIPDLNSVTDDVFFDGKRFEFPLFKAQSLDEDFGDNSGLFKRGDTIQIKWCNITGDHFQFWNSLEASRTRQGPFSSYIRIEGNVPNALGIFGTQHCRNYTLLVPKQ; translated from the coding sequence ATAGATAGTTTTTGGTTCGAAAAACCACCCGGTCGCAATAACAACGATACCTTTGCCCAACTCTTTTGCATAATTGCCGACAATCCGCTTAGCACCGATTTTTATCGGTATTTTACTGCAGGGCAAGGAGAACGCCTAATACCAGATCTAAATTCAGTAACAGATGATGTTTTCTTTGATGGAAAGCGATTTGAGTTTCCTTTGTTTAAGGCCCAGAGTTTGGATGAAGATTTTGGCGATAACTCCGGATTGTTTAAAAGAGGGGATACGATTCAAATTAAATGGTGCAATATTACCGGCGATCATTTCCAGTTTTGGAATTCATTGGAAGCAAGTAGAACCAGACAGGGCCCTTTTTCATCTTATATCCGGATTGAAGGAAATGTACCAAATGCATTAGGTATTTTTGGCACACAACATTGCAGAAATTATACTTTACTGGTTCCAAAACAATAA
- a CDS encoding gliding motility protein GldC: MEAHRYIQLRVHLDEQQIPDQIEWRADENQESWVKAKAFLLSIFEEQSKDTMKLDLWTSDFQMSEMDRFMYYSLRSLCDTYMRATNNTELANDFRSFIEHFGKQTELIQSS, translated from the coding sequence ATGGAAGCACACAGATACATACAATTAAGAGTTCACCTCGACGAGCAGCAAATCCCTGATCAAATCGAATGGAGAGCTGATGAAAATCAGGAATCCTGGGTTAAAGCGAAAGCATTTTTATTATCCATATTTGAAGAGCAATCAAAAGATACCATGAAGTTGGACCTGTGGACCAGCGATTTTCAAATGAGTGAAATGGATAGATTTATGTACTATAGTTTGCGTTCGTTATGCGACACTTATATGCGTGCGACAAATAACACGGAACTTGCAAATGACTTCAGATCATTTATCGAACATTTTGGAAAACAAACTGAGTTAATCCAATCCTCTTAA
- a CDS encoding DUF4249 family protein: MINVINKWLLSIVVLMMISCEDEYFPSTKIYEKQLVVESYLELSNDVIPPYCILTYSLPFNNDLGPDVINNIYVRGAQVAVIQGTDKVILQEFCLKDIQEPFRTELIRQFGFNPDSVLTDFCAYIDISREINLQAGRQYTLEIISNGDTTIANAEMPFTIL; encoded by the coding sequence ATGATTAATGTAATAAATAAATGGCTACTTTCCATCGTTGTGCTAATGATGATTTCATGTGAGGATGAATATTTTCCTTCCACTAAAATTTACGAAAAGCAGTTGGTAGTAGAATCGTATCTGGAACTAAGTAATGATGTTATTCCGCCATACTGCATACTTACCTATTCGCTCCCATTTAATAATGACCTTGGTCCCGATGTGATCAACAATATCTACGTTCGCGGAGCTCAGGTTGCAGTTATCCAGGGCACTGATAAGGTTATTTTGCAAGAGTTTTGTTTGAAAGATATCCAGGAACCTTTTCGAACGGAGCTGATTCGACAATTTGGTTTTAATCCTGACAGTGTGCTGACTGACTTTTGTGCCTATATTGATATATCACGAGAAATAAATTTACAGGCAGGTCGCCAGTATACACTTGAAATTATAAGTAATGGAGATACGACCATTGCAAATGCTGAAATGCCTTTTACAATTCTATAG
- a CDS encoding TraB/GumN family protein — protein sequence MGFNEGLLWSIDKPDHKSSFILGTIHMNSVFFEKHSQLFQDLISQCDAFAAEVDLDDMLSVPMLELFQIRDGSGWSHLWRKNQFEKLSKSCQKQFGYSLSDYHSFHPILLIHLITMNMLGESQSKSFDQSLWDLAQASGLTTFGLEEIHQHFNVLHDYPISEQLKLLKKLLTQSREARIKLKKMIAHYEKENISFLYKESKRMLGKNRKSMLYERNEIMLLKILKTIPHQKCFYTCGAAHLYGAFGILRKLKNNGFHLKPISLSFV from the coding sequence ATGGGTTTTAATGAAGGTTTGCTGTGGTCCATAGACAAACCCGATCATAAGTCATCATTTATTTTAGGTACCATTCATATGAATAGTGTTTTTTTTGAAAAACACAGTCAACTCTTTCAGGATTTAATTTCTCAATGTGATGCATTCGCTGCAGAAGTGGACCTTGATGATATGTTATCTGTACCGATGCTTGAATTATTTCAAATCAGGGACGGTAGTGGATGGAGTCATTTATGGAGAAAAAATCAATTTGAGAAACTCAGTAAGTCTTGTCAAAAACAATTTGGCTATTCTTTAAGCGATTACCACAGCTTTCATCCAATTTTACTCATTCATTTGATCACCATGAATATGCTTGGCGAATCCCAATCAAAGAGCTTTGATCAGTCATTATGGGATTTGGCACAGGCATCGGGACTAACTACATTTGGCCTGGAAGAGATCCATCAACATTTTAATGTATTACACGATTATCCAATTTCCGAACAACTGAAATTGTTAAAAAAATTATTAACGCAATCCAGAGAAGCCAGAATTAAATTAAAAAAAATGATTGCTCATTATGAAAAGGAAAACATTTCCTTTTTGTACAAGGAAAGCAAGCGCATGCTTGGTAAAAACAGAAAAAGTATGCTCTATGAACGCAATGAAATTATGTTGTTAAAAATTTTAAAAACCATTCCGCATCAAAAATGCTTTTATACCTGCGGCGCCGCCCATTTGTATGGTGCTTTCGGCATTTTAAGAAAATTAAAAAATAATGGTTTTCATTTAAAACCGATCAGCCTTTCGTTTGTTTGA
- a CDS encoding ABC transporter permease, whose product MQIFHLLQKEVISEWRNPFQIGGLISFLAGVSFLVYFFSGNIEPKVWNLLYWLVFLFLSFFSAARVYEEDNIKYRIYNLTLYSPMQLFLAKWIFLTLTLMVLGILLLFVYNILLPIEKGLHLSWLFLLTLVSLGFACLTSFTSFIASHGNSRQMLMVVITLPLCFPLLGTAFACSAAILSGNDLNVILTKSYPIIAIDLFAFAFVLILLPLSWKN is encoded by the coding sequence ATGCAAATATTTCACCTGCTCCAAAAAGAAGTGATTTCCGAGTGGAGAAATCCTTTTCAGATTGGTGGCTTAATCAGCTTTCTGGCTGGTGTCAGTTTTTTAGTCTATTTCTTTTCCGGAAACATCGAGCCTAAGGTCTGGAATCTGTTGTACTGGCTGGTCTTTCTTTTTCTCAGTTTTTTCTCTGCAGCCAGAGTTTATGAAGAGGATAATATCAAATACAGAATTTATAATCTTACGCTTTACAGTCCCATGCAGCTGTTTTTGGCCAAATGGATCTTTCTCACATTGACCTTGATGGTGTTGGGGATTTTATTATTGTTTGTTTATAATATCCTTTTGCCGATTGAAAAGGGATTGCATTTGAGCTGGCTGTTTTTACTAACGCTGGTGAGTCTTGGATTTGCTTGTCTGACCAGCTTTACTTCTTTTATTGCAAGTCATGGCAACTCAAGGCAAATGCTGATGGTCGTTATCACTTTACCTCTTTGTTTTCCGCTTTTAGGCACTGCATTCGCCTGTTCTGCGGCAATTCTTTCAGGAAATGATTTGAATGTTATTTTGACCAAGTCTTATCCCATTATAGCAATCGATTTGTTTGCTTTTGCTTTCGTCTTAATCCTTTTACCTTTGAGCTGGAAAAATTGA
- a CDS encoding Lrp/AsnC family transcriptional regulator produces the protein MADKLDKVDIRILNFLQENSKITNLELSRKIGLSPAPTLERVKKLEQLEIIESYHAKINPNKVNLSISTFVLINLAWHIPGSMDSFVAKIKEIDEITDCYVITGDADILMRVVCKDIQAYENLLFRKLSQIKEVERLKTLMTLSIVKSSNKLPIRLEDIE, from the coding sequence ATGGCAGACAAACTAGATAAAGTAGATATTCGAATACTTAATTTTTTGCAGGAAAATAGCAAAATCACAAACCTCGAATTAAGCCGTAAAATTGGCTTATCTCCAGCACCTACCTTAGAGCGAGTCAAGAAACTTGAACAATTGGAGATCATTGAAAGTTATCACGCAAAGATCAACCCGAACAAAGTAAATTTATCGATCAGCACATTTGTATTGATTAATCTCGCCTGGCATATTCCGGGTTCTATGGACAGCTTTGTCGCTAAGATTAAAGAGATTGATGAAATTACGGATTGTTATGTTATAACAGGTGATGCCGATATCCTCATGCGAGTCGTCTGTAAAGATATTCAAGCCTATGAAAATTTATTGTTTCGCAAACTTTCGCAAATCAAAGAAGTCGAAAGACTAAAAACTTTAATGACCTTGTCTATTGTAAAATCTTCTAATAAATTACCAATCCGCTTAGAGGATATAGAATAA